aggaagttgatggggaagtgagatcccacagatggAAGTGGGATGGGAACCGAGGCCCCAGAGGGTGAAaggggatgcggaagagagatcctacaggagcaTGGGGTGTGGAGAAGAGGGATTCCCCTgtcggaatggggatggggaagagaaattcATCAGGGGGAAGGGAGCTggtgatgagagatcccacagaaggaagacGGATGGGAAAGAGATATTCCACGCCAGGAAGGGGGATTGgagtgagagatcccacagaaggaagggggatgggaatgaGAGATCCCACGGAAGAAAGGGGGATGGTGatgagaaatcccacaggaggaaggtggatgctgaggagagatccaacagttggaaggaagggggagtgggaacagagagcccagaggaTGAAAGGGGGTTGGGAAAGTGAGATCACACAGGTGGATTGCTAACTGTGCCGTGTGCTAGTGagactagaaataggaagataatgcagctgaatacgtggctgaggggatggttcatgagggaggggttcatgtttctggacaattgggatttcttccaggggaggtgcgaccagttcgaattggacagtttgcacctgaactggaggggactaatatccttgcccGTAGCTTAGCAAGTTCTGCTCCGGGGGTTTTAAACTAGATTGTAGGCGGAGGGGGTAGAGTGTGAGAGCAGATAGTGAAGTGGAGGAGGACAAGGGTCATGCGATGACTGCTTGTATAGACAGATATCAAAGGTCTgtacgtgatagaaatgttctcaggtgcatctatttccatgcaaggagtattgcaggtaaggcagatgagtttagatcGTGGATTGGCACATGATAATTttgacattattgctattagtaagacttggttttgcaggaggggcaggactggcagcttcataTTCTGGGTTTccattgtttcagatgtgataggggggagggatgaaagggggtgGAGTGGCATTGCCAGTCAGGgagaatatcacagctgtgcATAGACGGGAGAGCCCAGAGGGTTcatctacagaggccatatgggtatagctgaggaacgggaaaggtgtgaccacactaatagggttgtattatagaccacccaataggcagagaaaattggaggagcaaatctgtagagaggtagcacaccaatgtaagaaacagaaagttgtaatcgtaggggattttaactttccacatattgatgggGACACCCACTCTGAGAAAGAGTCAGATGAcgtggagtttgtcaaatatgttcaggaaagttttctaaatcaatatgttGAGGTACCAACGAGAGAGGGTGCAGTACCTGATCTCCTATTCGGGAACCAGACTGGTCTGGTGATAGAAGTATCTGTAAGCAAACATTTTTGGTCCAGtcaccataatgtcattagtttcaagataattttgGATCAGGATAGGACAGGTCCACCAGTTAAGGTTCTAAaatggagaagggccaattttgtggaaatgagagaggatctgagaagagtggattgggataagttgttttctggcaaggatgtgttcagtaagtggaacaccttcaagggtgaaattttgagagtgcagagtttgcatgttcctgccaggattaaaggcaaagttaacaggcagagggaaccttggttttcaagggatattggtgaTGTGGTTAAGCAGGCGTTTAGCAGGTAAAGGCAACAAgggacaaatgaggtacttgaagtgtatagaaaatgtaagggaatattaaagaaggaaatcaggaaagcaaaaagaagacatgaggttgtttaGGCAGATAATATGAAGGTAAACCCAAAGGGTTTCTTCAGTAAATTACGAGTAAAGggatagtaaaggacaaaattggtcccctggaagatcagagtggtcgtctatgttggagcctcacgagatgggggagatcttaaacagttttttgtgtcagtgtttactcaggaaactggcatagcggatatggaattaaagcaaacaaacagtagtgtcatggaacatatagagattaaagaggaggagctgcttgctgccttacagcagataaaggtagataaatcccccggaactgacatgatatttcctcggaccttgagaaagtctagtgtagaaattgcaggggccctggcagaaatatttaaaatatcctcagccacgggtgcagtgccggaggattggagggtagctcatgttgttccgttgtttgaaaaaggctccaaaagtacaccaggtaattacaggccagtgagcctgacataagTACTacgtaaattattggaaggttttctgagagatcggatatacaaggatttggacagccaagggctgattaaagatagtcaacatgactttgtgtgtggtagatcatgtttaatgaatcctgtagtgtttttcgaggatgttaccaagaatgcatatgaaggaaaggctgtggttgttgtctacattgacttttgtaaggcctttgacaaggtcccacgtaATAAGTTAGTTCTAAAGGTCCtgacactaggtatccatggagaggttgtaaactggattcaaattatctgtgtgggagaagacagagagtggtattggatgattgcttctcagactggaggcccgtgactagtggtgtgtctcagggatctgtactgggaccattgttgtttgttgtctatatcaatgatgtaGATGATAATGTGATGAATTGCATCaacaggtttgtggatgacactaagtagatgcgttgtggacagcgaggaaagctttcaaagcttgcagagggatctagaCCAACTGGAAGAataggccagaaaatggcagatggaatttaatgcagacaagtgtgaggtgttccattttggaaggacaaatcaaggtacgaCATACACGataaacggtagggcactgaagagtgcggaggaacaaagggagctgggggttcagatacataattccctgaaagtggcgtcacaggtagacagggttgtaaagaaggcttttgccaCCCTGGCATTCATaactcaaagtactgagtataggagatggaatattatggtgaggttgtatgagacattggtgaggcaaaatttggagtatcgtgtgcagttctgatcacctaactataggaaggatatcagtaagtttgataaagtgcagagaagatttactaggatgttgccgggtcttcaggagttgagttacaaggaaagattgaacaggttaggactttattccttggagcatagaagaatgaggggagatttgatagaggtttacaaaattatgagggtatagacagggtaaatgcgaataggctctttccacatagattaggagagataaatatgagcaGACATGGCTTCAGCGTGAAAgggcaaatgtttagggggaGCATTAGGagagacttcttcactcagagggtggtgagagtgtggaatgagctgccatctgatgtggaaaatggggactcactcttaagctttaagaataaattggatagatacatggatgggagaggactggaggattatggactgggtgcaggtcaatgggactagcggaataaggtttcggtacagactagaaggaccgaatgtcttgttttctgtgctgtagtgttctatgattttatgattctatggggaggagagttcccacaggcgagatggggatggggaggagagatcccaaaggaggaagggggatggggtagagagaacccacaggaggaagggggatggggaagagagatcccacagcaggatgaggcatgggaagagagatcccatgggaggaagggggatatagAGAGAGATTAAACAGGATTAAGGGGGAAGGGGTTGAGAGATTGGCCAGGagtaggagggatgtggaagagagttcccacagaaGGATGTGGGATTAGGAAGAGAAATCTCACAAGGGGAAGAGGGATGGGTAGAGAAATTCCACAGGACAATGgggcatgccaaagagagatccaacaggaagaagtcaatgggggagagagaacccacaggaggaaggggggtggggaagagaaatccatagaaggaagggggatggagaagaGTGATCTCAGAGGTGAAAGGgagttggggaagagagatcccacaggtggatgggggatggggaagagagatcccacaggaggaggagggatggggaagagagatcccacacggggaagggagatggggaagagagatcccacaggaggaaggaggatggggaggagagatttcacggtgggggggggggggggttgtgtggaAAAGACTTCCCACAGAAGGATGAGAAAAGAGTAAtcgagaacccacaggaggaatggggatagggGCGAGATTCCAAAGAATGGAAGGGGGTTTGGGatgagaggtcccacaggaggattccAAGGGTAAACGATAATCCTGCAAGATGAGAGGATGCAGAATTTTTTTGTACGtgtgtgttgggtctgaacagagGCCCAGAGGAGATGCACCCTTGCTCTTTGCGTGTCTGGAAGTGAGCAAAGTCacacacggggaatggcagtgtgaggacaatctcacaatggtatttctttccttctcactgggacagtctgctgacggtctcttgtccctcaccgggaagggggtgtgaatctctgacccacctgctgcagtcagtgtcggtctgggtgtcagtaacagtgagaaggaatattgtcaatggacgtgtcacaggcagcgagaaacacggccattcctgtgatttactaccattaaaccaatggccattgttcactgatctgatgaagtctccaacatcccttcactAGGAACCTCATAACCCtcccgtccttggggaattactgaccgatcccctgggcatttgtcaaaatttttcacaatctgatttactacaaatttaccgaaatccctttacattgaaacaacacaatgagACACTCTCACAGTTCAGaatgagagataaatcaagttacctcaaatcctggcacttgtgcagcccgggacccagccgctggattccttcacactgaatgtggcagttccCCAGGTccaggtgttttattgtatcacagagtccgatgacatgagacaggaccgcgcagtcaatcggggtcagtgtcattccacggaatgaaagtgtttccacagattccagtgcggcctgagccagtccactattctgagactcaaacaggtagtgcaatgtgttcaggaggctccttttaccagcttcactcactgtgtttccactctggcgttgaacctcctccttcacccagtcaatcacccggcaggttgtttgatgaggaaatggacacagaaactcctccaggccccgagctgtcattggggaggagagaccagcaacaaaacgaagaaatacctcaaatcgtccatctgtcgtgttgtgggcttcagtgaggaatttcaggatatccccgggatgtggattcaggaattgtgcgactgcagctacaaactcttggatagtgaggtgtgggaatgtgtacaccacgctccgagcagaatcctctctctccaaaagctccatcaggaacccggacaggaactgggaaggctgcagattgtagttgatcaaatctccatctgtaaacacaatcttcctctcgtacactcctctgaaggccatctgaccaaccctgagtaacacatcacgggggttgtcaatctcacggccgtggtttttcaggatgttgtaaatatagtaggagtacagttgggtgacggtcttgggaactcgctgtgggtctctgactctttgtgtgaaaaaggggcccagtgccagagcaaggatccagcagtaggaggggttgtagctcatggtataCAGGACctcgttctccttcacatgtttgaaaacagcttccgccaccatctgatcttcaaaatgtctgatgaaatattccttccgttcctcaccaacaaatcccaggatttcagcccagatacTGATgtctgccttttccaataaatgtaatgcagtggggcgggtggtcaccagcactgaacaccctgggagcagcttgccctggattaaacggtacacaatgtcagacaccttgcacttgaattcaggatctgtgtCCTGTGATTCTGTGTCTCTTCGACCATCAACAAAGTTGATTTTGTCCTtaaattcatccaaaccatcgaatatgaacagcattccctctgtctgtttcCAGATCTCTCCCAGCATATTCCCAAAGTAGGGGTAATGATGCAGAATCAGTTCTttcaggtttattctgcagttaatggtgtttaaatcccggaatttgaaactgaagacaaactggaattgttggtatatcttccccgtggcccagtcataaacaatcttttgtaccattgttgttttcccgatccctgggactccggccactgctgcggACATCCCTGATTTGTTTCCAAAGAAATATCTTTGCAATTTTTGAACAAAGCTCTTCTTGAATAACTGATCAGTCCGAATTTTTTCTAGCTTACCACGGAgatctttttctctccactcctcgtgaTCTCTGCCTCTTGcgagcagctcatgttccaccagagtccgatctcgaacagtagaaatgaccgtgagctcagcgtatcgatcaaccagctggaaaaccttcaccttctccctcatcaggatcgtgttcactctcagtgtttcagtttgttccCGAAGAGTCTCCATGTGTTTCCTTCGAACATCTTAGGACGGACAGAAATAGGTTGGCAATGCCTGATCTGATGTACATGGAGCATACAAcatattttctttaaataaaaaaaattcttgtGAAAGACATTGTTTGGGTGAAATTCGGAGATCAGAGATTAGAGTGTCAGAAGATGAAAGACGGCCCAGAAACATTTCTGATCTGATTCAGATCCGCTGTTAAatgctccactctcccctctgttGGTAGTTTGCAGATTCCCCGGTGTTCCAGCGAGCACCAAGTGCACACATgattctggagaggagagtgttgtGTGGACCGGGTGGTTTCACTGCTTTCACTGCTCAGCTTCTGCTGAACTGTGCAACCCTACAGAgggtaacggggggggggggaagggggcatttacttgctctactgactTTTACTTCTCTCACAATGGAACCCATGTTCTTGACAGTCCTTTAGGATTAAGCTGTCACAAAAAAGGAACATAATTTCAGTTTCCTTTTCCAGGCTGAGCCAGTCACGATGTAACACACCCCGCACTGGTCTACAGTCTCTAATTCTCCGAGGAGCTGGTACATGAACCCAGGCAATTCCCCGATGATGTGCGGAAGAGCAGGaagctgaagaggatggcagcggtAACAGGGAACTCTGAAGTCAGGAGGACaggcaggcgattctgtggacaccgaTGGTACTTTGTCTCTCAGGTGCCATTGTCCGAAATGTTTCTGGACGCGTTCACAATATCCTGAGAAGGGAGGTTGAGCAGTCAGAAGTCATAACAAACATTGGTAACAACGACATAGgaagagaaaagggaggaggtctggaAAACAGAACACAGGGGGTTagggaaaaagctgaggagcaggAACTCAAAagtagtgatctcaggattgctgcctgtgccacccgACAGTGGCAATAggtatagaatgaggtggcagagaaaTGTGTGGCGGAGcatttggagcagggggcaggaattcagatttctggataattgagaCCACTTCAGGGGTAGGTAGGGGCTGTACAAAAGGCACGGGTTGCACGTGAATCCGATAAAGATCATTATTCTTACGGGCAGATTTACTGGGGCTGTTAGGTG
The window above is part of the Hypanus sabinus isolate sHypSab1 unplaced genomic scaffold, sHypSab1.hap1 scaffold_1072, whole genome shotgun sequence genome. Proteins encoded here:
- the LOC132386251 gene encoding NACHT, LRR and PYD domains-containing protein 3-like isoform X3 produces the protein MSAAVAGVPGIGKTTMVQKIVYDWATGKIYQQFQFVFSFKFRDLNTINCRINLKELILHHYPYFGNMLGEIWKQTEGMLFIFDGLDEFKDKINFVDGRRDTESQDTDPEFKCKVSDIVYRLIQGKLLPGCSVLVTTRPTALHLLEKADISIWAEILGFVGEERKEYFIRHFEDQMVAEAVFKHVKENEVLYTMSYNPSYCWILALALGPFFTQRVRDPQRVPKTVTQLYSYYIYNILKNHGREIDNPRDVLLRVGQMAFRGVYERKIVFTDGDLINYNLQPSQFLSGFLMELLEREDSARSVVYTFPHLTIQEFVAAVAQFLNPHPGDILKFLTEAHNTTDGRFEVFLRFVAGLSSPMTARGLEEFLCPFPHQTTCRVIDWVKEEVQRQSGNTVSEAGKRSLLNTLHYLFESQNSGLAQAALESVETLSFRGMTLTPIDCAVLSHVIGLCDTIKHLDLGNCHIQCEGIQRLGPGLHKCQDLRLGENDVGDSGVKLVSAALRNPECKIQKLELWGVGLTDSGAEDLASALSTNPSLTELNLSYNKLGDSGVKLVSAALRNPECKIQTLWLIRVGLTDSGAEDLASALSTNPSLTDLSLGSNSLTDQSVPALRRLILTLRSLEWIWLEGNLFSETGENELRSLRGVRPGLRVWI
- the LOC132386251 gene encoding NACHT, LRR and PYD domains-containing protein 3-like isoform X2, translating into MSAAVAGVPGIGKTTMVQKIVYDWATGKIYQQFQFVFSFKFRDLNTINCRINLKELILHHYPYFGNMLGEIWKQTEGMLFIFDGLDEFKDKINFVDGRRDTESQDTDPEFKCKVSDIVYRLIQGKLLPGCSVLVTTRPTALHLLEKADISIWAEILGFVGEERKEYFIRHFEDQMVAEAVFKHVKENEVLYTMSYNPSYCWILALALGPFFTQRVRDPQRVPKTVTQLYSYYIYNILKNHGREIDNPRDVLLRVGQMAFRGVYERKIVFTDGDLINYNLQPSQFLSGFLMELLEREDSARSVVYTFPHLTIQEFVAAVAQFLNPHPGDILKFLTEAHNTTDGRFEVFLRFVAGLSSPMTARGLEEFLCPFPHQTTCRVIDWVKEEVQRQSGNTVSEAGKRSLLNTLHYLFESQNSGLAQAALESVETLSFRGMTLTPIDCAVLSHVIGLCDTIKHLDLGNCHIQCEGIQRLGPGLHKCQDLRLGENDVGDSGVKLVSAALRNPECKIQKLELNNVGLTDSGAEDLVSALSTNPSLTELNLSDNKLGDSGVKLVSAALRNRECKIQKLWLIRVGLTDSGAEDLASALSTNPSLTDLSLGSNSLTDQSVPALRRLILTLRSLEWIWLEGNLFSETGENELRSLRGVRPGLRVWI
- the LOC132386251 gene encoding NACHT, LRR and PYD domains-containing protein 3-like isoform X1, encoding MSAAVAGVPGIGKTTMVQKIVYDWATGKIYQQFQFVFSFKFRDLNTINCRINLKELILHHYPYFGNMLGEIWKQTEGMLFIFDGLDEFKDKINFVDGRRDTESQDTDPEFKCKVSDIVYRLIQGKLLPGCSVLVTTRPTALHLLEKADISIWAEILGFVGEERKEYFIRHFEDQMVAEAVFKHVKENEVLYTMSYNPSYCWILALALGPFFTQRVRDPQRVPKTVTQLYSYYIYNILKNHGREIDNPRDVLLRVGQMAFRGVYERKIVFTDGDLINYNLQPSQFLSGFLMELLEREDSARSVVYTFPHLTIQEFVAAVAQFLNPHPGDILKFLTEAHNTTDGRFEVFLRFVAGLSSPMTARGLEEFLCPFPHQTTCRVIDWVKEEVQRQSGNTVSEAGKRSLLNTLHYLFESQNSGLAQAALESVETLSFRGMTLTPIDCAVLSHVIGLCDTIKHLDLGNCHIQCEGIQRLGPGLHKCQDLRLGENDVGDSGVKLVSAALRNPECKIQKLELWGVGLTDSGAEDLASALSTNPSLTELNLSYNKLGDSGVKLVSAALRNPECKIQTLWLNNVGLTDSGAEDLVSALSTNPSLTELNLSDNKLGDSGVKLVSAALRNRECKIQKLWLIRVGLTDSGAEDLASALSTNPSLTDLSLGSNSLTDQSVPALRRLILTLRSLEWIWLEGNLFSETGENELRSLRGVRPGLRVWI